The genome window GGGGTCAAGAGAACCATGGTTTTCTACAACGGTAGAGCTCCCACCGGGACTAAGACTAAATGGAAGATGAATGAATACAAGGCTTTTCAAGAAGAATCCTCCTCGAACACTAACCGAAAACCCGAGGTATTTTCGTTCTAATTTAAAGACTGAAATGGTGCAGTTCAAATTGAGTTTGTCCATCACTTAAATTTTGGAAGATTGAAAATCAGTCCATGACTACGTTTACACAACCATATTTCTTTGGGTTTTAAATTAATTACCTCGCTTGTAAATTATCTTTTCTAAATAAGCAAATGGCAATTgaataagtatatatatatatatatatatatatatatatatatatatatatatatatatatatatatatatatatatatatataatagaacAAAGATCCGTTAgcaaccaccctttattgcgagaaccgcgagaaccagtgtgaacacaaacaataatacctaaaaaaatctaaaaaacacccaaaaaattttttttttatttttttactatttttttatataaaagtcgctacttttagtatcccaaaaaaaaaaaacttttttttctaaaaactttttttttaattttttttttggctactaaaagtagcgatttaaacataaaaaatagtaaaaaaataaaataaaaaattttagattttttttttgattttttttgattttttaggttttttgggggtttagtttttagcattttagcttggggtgggggggggggttaggtttttggggggtgggggagggggtttaggttttttttttttggggggggggggtggggggtgggggggttaggttttttgagggttttagtttttagcatttagcttggggggggttaggtttttttttttttggggggggggggggggtttaggtttttgaggggtgggggtcaggtttttttagctattttaggttttttttagctattttaggttgtgttcacattggttctcgcggttctcgcaataaggtggttctcgcatatatatatatatatatatatatatatatatatatatatatatatatatatatatatatatatatatatatatatatatatatggagccgctagaatgaaaaccaccccgagttgtaagaaccgcgagaactacaccccacgggtgggcgttcaccatatttttttttacaactagatgtgtatattataaacacagccgtaaaaaaaaatttaaatgtcGCGGCCGAgtgtgtagttttttacaccacaagtttggtgaaaaaaaaaagaaaaaagaaaaaaaattaaaaacaccaaacttatggtgtaaaaaactaccccctcggctgcggcgtttaatttttttttttacggctgtgtttataatacacacatctagttgtaaaaaaaaatcatggtgaacgcccgcccgtggggtgtagttttcgcggttcttacaactcgaggtggttctcattctagcagccccctatatatatatatttgcaaaatacgcatttatAAATCCGTATGATATAGCGCGTGAAACGGAAAAATGAAgattacacgttgattctacgaatacccgtgtagttcttccccaaccctcAAATGGtaaccccaaaggccacggaatttgaatTGAAAAGTCGAAAgtttcaaaattcaattctgatcaTTCATATTACTAGAGAGACATATAAATAGAAAccgaaattcgaaatgggcctaaaaaaaATAACGGGCCAAACATACGGCCTAAAACAAAAAGCCCAAAATAgttcaaaaacataaaaatgcaaataagtaaTGGAAATAAGtgttttttggcccggacgatgacccaaaccgccgttggctgtttgcagcaagatggagctcgttctcacgttcgtttcgcctggtcgcacgcccaaaacggaccccccccaagttagagccattttagtgaagcccctttagttacgcggtcttgggcctccaaatacaaaatagcctgttcctccacacttgggcccgcatcaccGTATAAGATGGTTAGATGTTTAACTGTATAAGTGTATATATACACAATTGTAACTGTTATAACTTATATGTTTAACAGTTGTAATGATAAAAAAACATTTACACGTATAAACATGAAATgtctaaacataaaaatataaagaTAAGCTCCCTATACTTTTTACGTTAAATGATCTCTATAATTTATTCTATTTATAACTTATATGTTTAACAGTtgtaatgataaaaaaaacaTTTACATGTATAAACATGAAATGTCTAAACGTAAAAATACAAAGATAAGCTCCCTATACTTTTTACGTTAAATGATCTCTATAATTTATTCTATTTGtagatatattatatataatatttttatacaaTTATATTAAATtcttataattatttatatttttaaattctTAAATAAGCACATGTAAATATGTACAAGCATTATAAAAGTAACAAAATTTCATATTCTTGTTTTTAAAACATGCAGCTGATGGAAGAATTTAGTTTATGCCGGGTGTATGTGAAATCAAACTGTTTAAGAGCATTCGATAGAAGGCCGTCCGGAGTGATGATAAATGACCAGCAACCACCAGTTCCACAACCCTTTCACAACAACGAACATCATGCAACCACATCGACTCGTCATGGCCAGCCATCGGTGTTAGAGAGAACAACAAGCTTATCCGATCATAGTCATTGCTCGTCGGATGACCAAACTGTTAATCATCCTCACTATACAATGGAAAGTGATGATCATAATTTGTGGGAATGGGAAGAACTTAAGAAATGGTTCTAGGTTTTCACATTGATCAGGAGGAAGAAGACACAAGTTAATGGAAGACTTTATTTCGTAAGTTATTTAAGAATTATTTGAATAAGTGGATGATTGTAGTATGGATTATAAGAACTAAGTATTATGATTTTGATATCTATTTTTTATGTATTATAGTAATCTACTTTGCTTGTGGTAATGTGAGAATGAAGTGGAATTATCATTTGTAAGTTGTAACAAAAGCCCATGCCTATACGTAACAATGGATTGTGTGGAATGTTAACCTTTCGGTTTGGATGGTTTTTTACTTCAAATAATTAGTAGGGTGGTCTTTACTCTCATCAAATCAAAATCTAacggttaaaagttaaaattGACATAGAAAAAACTAAACTGGTAATATAGCTTTGAGCTAATTGGCATTTCATAACATGTCGCATCTCGCTTGAAACTAGCTCGAAAAAAGCTCATCTCAAAATTGACTCGACTGTAAATGAGCCGGCTCGGCtcgatttgtaaacgagccgagctcgagcttgacctgcgtcggctcgtgagctcgtgagcCAGTTCGAATTATGTTTaccatatattttatatataagtatAGACACAATTTGTTTTGCTTGAGTATGATTTGATGAAAATAAACCATGGGACTAGAGTAATATATTCAAAATAGAAGATAACGAAGGCTGGCTTGAGTTTGATATTTTCACAAAAGAGTTGTATGAAGCTAGTAAATGATTCATTGCAAGTTTGAAGAGGCTTAGACGAAATCAATTTGACCTtcacatccttcatttttttatCCCACATTGCACAGAAGACAAAATCTAGAGGATTACCTCACTTGTAAAAGAAGGCAAAGACAATTTACAaaattaattatctataattgcATATCTAGTCCTTTGGCCAAAGTAACATGCATATTTATCCATTTGGTTAAGTTACATTATAATTATGGCTCTTAGTCTATGATGAGTTTTATCTTTGAGTGCTTTTTAATTAGTAAATTTTATGGTTCTTCGTTAGTTCGAGCTAAATCGAGCCGAGCTAGTTCGAATATTTATCGAGGCAAGCACGAGCCTCAAATTTCAACTCAATATAAAATTCGAGCTTGAGCCGAGCTCAAGCTGGGTCTGGCTTggctcgactcgtttacagcCGCCGTATATATGTTGGGATGCTTCGAAACTTCTAAAACTATGTAACATTAGCTATATATGTTGGGATGATTCAAAACTTCTAAAACTTTGTAACATTAAAACGTATTAGTTGATGTGTATTAACTTTTGGAGAAAGAAAAAAACAATTTTATACAAAATTATAAACTGTGTAATATTAATTACAACATTTTGTTGGTTTTTCGATATAACTAAAATAAATTAGTTGACTTAGTATTGAACGTTTTTCACGAGATCCACATAACCATCTATTAGGAATAGTCCAATGGTATTCAATCTACATAATTATCTATTAGTAATAGTCTAATGGTATTCGTGAGTTAAATAAGATATATGATAGTAGGAGGTTATGGGTATAATTCTCATACTCTCATAGTATGCAAGTTTAGCTAATAAAGAAAATTACGTCATAAAAGTTTAAAATCCTTAAATCAAACTCCTAACAAGATTCACTAGTTTTAAACCCCATTACGATCTTCCATTTTTCGGGTACACTCAATACCAAGAAAAGGCCATTCCCTTTTCAACATGATAGGAAAGGTTTCCTTATTCAAAGGGCCCTTCACACTATTCAATTTCACACTTTATACCTTTTCTCTTTGTCTTATCTATATACATTCTTTGATAAATAAGTAATCATTTTGATATTTTCTTTTTATTGAGTGTATTCCACTATTCTtacaacaaaataaaaaaataaaaaaaaggtgaAATTTTGAATGTTGAGATACTCCATCCAAATTGAATTATATTCATAACATATAAAATTGGTATTTGTTTCATATCCATGGAacaatacaattattacagaaaaaaATAAACTTGTGTATTATGTTGGATTTCATTTTTAATTTGTGATACTTTCTTCCAATTAATTTGTGAATCTTTATTCCAAAGAAGCACTATCCATTCAAGAAAAAATATGTATGACTTTGACCTTgtgtgaaaagaaaaaaaaataaagaaaaaacatTTAAATGACCAGGTCTACCTACCACAAATTTTATTCAAATGAACCTTTGACTAACAAGTATAAATCGCATTCGTCCGAACATAACGAACACCACAATGAAGAAGAAGATATGTCTAAACTTTATAAAAATATGGTGGTGTATAAAAAAGTGAGAGAGATTGAAAAGATTTGGGTTAAAAGTGGAGGAATAAAGGGTATATATTTATAAAGTACgaaagaaaaaatattttttttaaattatagccGTTGTCATAGGCTATTTTTTGTTATAGGCGGCCCTTCCTTAACGTCTTGGGGAAGACGGTCTCGACGCCCACGGTCCCCCGGAAATGGTGTTTAGGAGCGGCGACGTTCCAGGCTGGGCCTGGACGCCCCTCGAGCAGCCTTACATTTGACTTTTAACAAAAACATAAATGGATCGATTATGAAACACTTAAATCAAATTCACACAATACATTGGAATCATGTAATTCCCACGGCCTCACAATCTACAAGATATTGACCTCCTCGTGCAATTGATtttgcatttcaaaaagttaatggTCTAATCAAACTATGATACATGTTCTTTTGCCTCAAAAATCAGATGAAGATTTGTGGTGAAAAGAGGATTCTTTCATAAGGTGTGGTTTAAAGCCCCCTAATTGTTTTATAGTGCTACGTCAGATCAAATCAGCGCCACGTCACATAGGGGATTTAAAGCCACTCTCTTCAACTTGCATAAAATAGTTTAAAGCCCCATCATTATctaattatttttaatttaaatttaaacattatttaattttgatatattagtttaaatttaaataaCAAGAAAAAATATAAactcataatttaaataaaaaatacaatgCTTAAAAAGATAAAGTAGGTTAATCTAAAAATACACACCATCACTCGTCGTCTCCTCCTTGTTCACGATAAAAATATAGGTGCTCGGTCAGATTAGCTCGAAGGTTATGGTGTGTGTCCTTGTCACGTATCCTCGCTCGGATAACTTCTTTTTGAGCGTATGTGAGTAGTGAGTTCCTTGGTTGGTTACCTTCATCATAACTTTCTTCACAAAACGCTTTGCCTGAGTCCTCCAATATCATGTTATGCAAGATGATGCAAGTATGCATGACGTTTCTCATTTTACTCTTTTCAAATATCCTCGATGGTTGGACAATGATAGACCATCTCTTTTTTAATACACCGAAAGCCCGCTTGACATCTTTTCTTGCCAActctttgtttcttcttataataCAATCTTTTCTCGTCATCTGGACATAAAAGAGTTTTCACCAACGTCGCCCACTTTGGATAAATACCATCGACAAGATAGTACCCATACTTATACTCCACGTTGTTTGCATAGAATGAAGTATTTGGTGCAACACTATCCATGACATCGTCGAAAAGACCCGAAGATTGTAAAACAATGATGTCATTGTTCACACCGGCCATGCCAAAGTAcgcatgccaaatccataaatcttgAGACGCAACCGCTTGTAATATTAGGGTAGGACCCTCGTGGTTACCACGATGGCGTTGCCCTTTCCAAGCGGTTGGACATGCCGTCCACTCCCAGTACGTGCAATCAAAACTACCCAACATCCCGGGAAACCCATGTATCCGCTGGTGGGCCTTGTATAAAAGTGGAACGTCTGTAGCAGTTGGCATCCTCAAATATCGCCTCCCGTAAAGAAAGTTAACACCTAATATAATAGTGTTAATATactataaataataaaaataataataataataacaacaacaacaacaataataacaccTTCACAGAAATTTTCAAGACAATCACGTCAACTTCTGGCCGACATCCTTAAATATTCATCTCACGCATCAGTCGCTGTGTCGTACGCAAGTTGCCGAATTGCGGCAGTACACTTTTGTATTCCAGAGAAACCAATTTTGCGACTAGCACTTTCTCTTTTTGTGAAAAATGGGTATTCGGCTGCAAGATCATTAGAAATTCTTAAGAAAAGACTACGACTCATACGAAATCGACGCCTAAATTTTGTGCATCGCCGTACAACGGATTTTCACCAAAATAATCGCGTATTAAATGTTCATGAGCACCTAACCGATCTCGTTCAAGAGACTCTTGTCTGGTATGCGTTGTAGACAATTGGGCTTCTTCTCGCAAATAATTAATCGCCTCCTGCGTCATTACGATAAGCATATCGTCGACAATACCGTTAGATGGAGAGCTGGACAAATCAGATGAAGAGTGGGATGCCATTTTTAAAAATAATTGGAGAGaatgtgtgttttttttattggTGTGTGTTTGAGTTTGTGATTGGTTTgtgtaaatatatgtatatatatattagataTTTAATAGTTTCTTTTTGTACATGACCATTGCCAACTGTCACATTTGACCAAAATCTCGCACCACGCGCTAAAACGCTCGTTATTGGGCTGGCGAGGCATCAATGCCCCCCTCTTTAGCGCGCAGGGGATGGGGTGGGGCCACTAACGACGCTGAGATGGCTAAGGACGATATACAACACCCCCTAGCCTCATTGGATAAATCGAAAGGAATTCGTTAGGGACAGTAGAACACAAATTGCACATACGGTTTTAAATAATTGAACATGATGGTGATAATatagttttaatttatttttatttatgcaagtgtttttatgcttttattttttatagttttttattccaaaacatatatatatatgtatgtatgtatgtatagaggAGGGATATAAagaaaacaaacacacacacacacacatatatatatatgtataggggaTGGAGATAAAGAAAATTCACTTGAGTTAAGAAAACACAAGAAAACCTTATGTAACaaacttttttttctaaaaaaattaggGAATATAAGTTACATGTTATCgaatgttttgtaacaaaaaaaaaaacaaaaagcgCCGAGAGGATTCTCTACTAGTATATAGCATATTAAATATATCTTAAAAAatcaacttaacatgttaaaaatcaatttttttaaattttttgagcGCTTATTTCACAAATACATGTTGAAGCTATtccaataaaaaatcatttttgtaaaaaaaaataacctttttaactgttttttttttacttttttttctatttttagtctttgatttttttattaaaaaaggcttctacatgtatttataagaaaaagcgtcgaaaaaaattaaaaaaaatatttttaacatgtaaAGTTGAATTTTTAAAAAGTTAAATGCATGGTTCCTCGGTTCCctacttttttagtgttccccaatagaccctcctctctctctctctctctatatatatatatatatatatatatatatatatatatatatatatatatatgtatatatatatagggtagggttccagcgtgaacaacctcctaagagtgaactgcgtgaacagatatggacccttgatttcctttttagttgttaagggtatgattgtaattacataaaaaattagatttaaatcattattttaataattgaattaagttatatctttcctaatttaaattcattatccacattatgtttatttattaataagataattatcaaaacaaacaacaaatcaccagatttcaattttaatttttatttcagatttaatcatcagaattcaaattttgatttttaagatccacgtaaccttcatatttcaatggtatacacatgtgtacttggatataaatagaacagtaaaCATGTGTACTCAACATCGTACATATGTGgacagtaattcacaggtgtacatcaacattcaatacaaaaaaaaattctgagatatcacaaaaacagacgatatacacatgtgtacatctcattaaaaagagggcaaaatcagaatacacatgtgtacatcgcatttaaacaaataattattttaataattaaattaagttacatctttcctaatccttgacTTGATTTGTGAGaaatttatgcaatcaatttaagaggataattgattacttgatttgtgagagatttatgcaatcaatttaagattgaaattacacatataccctttttgtatttaattaaatggaaaaattaaccaaataattaccagcatgccactcactttaatctcaagatcataaaaatcaagggcccagatcagttcacgcggttcactcttgggattttgttcacgtttgaacctaatcctatatatatatatatatatatatatatatatatatatatatatatatatatataggaaaaggatcatgtgagaagtgataggctagttgagaaacttgagaagcattttggaccacacatttttcttagcctttcgtaatatacacatatgtatagtttaaaattgactatatacatatgtgtataactcaatatacacatatgtatatagtcaattttaaactatacatatgtgtatattacgaaacgcttagaaaaatgtgtggtccagaatgcttctcaagtttctcatatagggtggaattctcttaggatccctaccctatatatatatatatatatatatatatatatatatatatatatgggtaagatcaaataaaaagttttttttggctaagtaggatgagaaggaatcttaaccattcatttttcaaatcaatggttaagatgaaagtgtaggagAAAGGAGGAGTGCAAGGGTATCTTGGGAAAAATCTTATTTATGGACtttctctccacatgcaaggcacatgcatattccacccctGTTTTTTaaacgtttataacttttttatacgacattattttttcataaaaatttcaccacaaaatcgagcgtctttttatctttaaattGAGTatcatattgctatataaaatatgaagactaaaaaaacccactaaaatgtgttgtataacatttttttgtgctggatttttgtactatatttttgtgttgaatttttttgccttaatttttttttctcaattttttgtgatggatttttttgtactacattttttgctgaattttttcgtgctatatttttttgtactacattttttgtgctatattttttgtactagattttttttgtgctatattttttgtactacatttttatgctatatttttttgtactagattttttgtgctaattttttttgtactagatttttttgttgtatttttaaaaaacaaaaggggtgcCATATGTAAATTTTgctcctatttataaggaccaaaatacccttcattcctacttattaggaatgccacatgtcataattACAATTcttcttaggctacttaggcaaaatccactttttagtaGATCCTTtcccacatatatatataaatatatatatatatatataggatgggagttggctacaaagtccatttttcctacaaagtgtacaaagtcataaaacaccacaatttcagctataaaacacactcaaaacccacgaATAACAAAGTGGAGATTACTAAAAtgtcatatttgtgggttttgtgttgtgttttggatgataaggatttgattatcgaatgactaacattagtgtgttttatattgattatcatgttgtgttttatattcatagttctacaatggtgtgtttgaagtttttatggactgatagggtttggatattgtgttttagtgatcttcactttgttattcgtgggttttgagtgtgtcttctggctgaaattgtggtgttttattactttgtacactttgtaggaatatatatatatagtggagcgttcaaatgagaagaatttttttgtaagaagaaaaaagaagaagtttcaatcaataagaatgcttcattttacttcatttaatatttgtatttaattttaatataagggtgtattggtaaacttacataaatcattaatgtgtattcttcctctttaataacaagctaaattaaatttgtaacttcttTTCAAAATATATCCTTTTtccaaatgaaaaaaaaacaacttaatttaaagtgtagaataaattattagttgtgtaggataaattacgagttgtgtaggatatatttcgaggtgtgtgggataaatttcgactgtgtacgataaaattctataatgtgtagggtatatgtaggaaaattttgatatgtgtaggttttgtagattatatgtaggataattaatgattagttgactaattaattaaagagagaaaattaatgatatgagttataaatgaaatagcattttactaatatgccatttcttctttttcttctcacattaattTTTTcccaaatgaaccttcccctatatatatatatatatatatatatagtaggagttgggtggaaagtgtgtttttcctagaaagtctaggaagcaataagaaccgacacgtggcattgaaggatttatctaaaagggcatttatgtactttcacaatctatttttattttaggaaattatcttcaataactaactatacataaatttcggaattttttgttttcgatttctgatctcacgtaatatcaatcattccttcgttttcttgctggaatctatcagcatgttcttggtaatgtgttttaacagtttgttcttggtgatgtgttttaacagcaagcagattcatacagctgtgttttattattcagattcatacagttgtgttttaacagcaagtagattcatacagttgtgttttagcattcagattcatacagctgtgttttaacagcaagcagattcatacagttgtgttttagcattcagattcaagcagttgtgttttaacagcaagcagatgcatacagttgtgttttagcattcagattcatacagttgtgttttaacagcaagcagattcatacagttgtgttttatcattcagattcatacaggtgtgttttaacagcaagcaaattcatacaaatgtgttttaacagcaagcagattcatacagttgtgttttagcattcagattcatacaactgtgttttaacagcaagcagattcatacaaatgtgttttatcattcagattcatacagctgtgttttaacagcaagcatattcatacaaatgtgttttatcattcagattcatacagctgtgttttaacagcaattcagattcatacagttgtgttttaacagcaagcagattcataaaaatgtgttttacatcagcAGATTTCGCCCCAGCTTTCGATCGGCTTCCGGTAACTGTTCCGCTGCTATCTATCCTTTCCAAAGTTTCCTGCTTTTTGAATCTCTTCCCTGCAACCAGCAAAATA of Helianthus annuus cultivar XRQ/B chromosome 1, HanXRQr2.0-SUNRISE, whole genome shotgun sequence contains these proteins:
- the LOC110936660 gene encoding NAC domain-containing protein 90, translated to MAGDEVVIPGFRFYPTEEELILFYLKNKIRGTNEVQQDIDRVIPQLHVYDFYPWDLPEYAGERCQGDPEQWFFFIPRQEKEARGGRPSRLTQSGYWKATGSPSIVYSLSNRAIGVKRTMVFYNGRAPTGTKTKWKMNEYKAFQEESSSNTNRKPELMEEFSLCRVYVKSNCLRAFDRRPSGVMINDQQPPVPQPFHNNEHHATTSTRHGQPSVLERTTSLSDHSHCSSDDQTVNHPHYTMESDDHNLWEWEELKKWF
- the LOC118490257 gene encoding uncharacterized protein LOC118490257; translated protein: MFNRIQSSSLPDCNLILHNISQSVEALLEFNLTTTTTTATATTATAATAATAATAATAAATAIAAAATAGVNFLYGRRYLRMPTATDVPLLYKAHQRIHGFPGMLGSFDCTYWEWTACPTAWKGQRHRGNHEGPTLILQAVASQDLWIWHAYFGMAGVNNDIIVLQSSGLFDDVMDSVAPNTSFYANNVEYKYGYYLVDGIYPKWATLVKTLLCPDDEKRLYYKKKQRVGKKRCQAGFRCIKKEMVYHCPTIEDI